In a genomic window of uncultured Flavobacterium sp.:
- a CDS encoding shikimate kinase, translating to MKKIILLGYMGCGKSTIAQNLSKSTNIPFLDLDKCIEKRENLSINEIFEQHGEIYFRKLEHKMFLELLQSSENSIIGLGGGTPCYANNHELLKSDDVTSVYLKASIETLYNRLVHNKSKRPLIADMNEEEMKEFIAKHLFDRSFYYNHAQHKVTVDNKTVEETVDDILEILA from the coding sequence ATGAAAAAGATTATATTATTAGGATATATGGGGTGCGGAAAGTCAACCATCGCTCAAAATCTTTCAAAATCTACAAATATTCCGTTTCTGGATTTAGATAAATGTATCGAAAAAAGAGAAAATTTATCAATAAATGAGATTTTCGAACAACATGGAGAGATATATTTTCGAAAATTAGAGCATAAAATGTTTTTGGAATTACTTCAATCTTCAGAAAATAGTATAATTGGTCTTGGTGGAGGAACGCCATGTTATGCCAATAATCATGAATTATTAAAAAGTGATGATGTTACTTCTGTATATTTAAAGGCTTCGATAGAGACTTTATATAATAGATTGGTGCATAACAAGAGTAAGCGTCCGCTAATTGCTGATATGAATGAAGAGGAAATGAAAGAGTTTATCGCAAAACATTTGTTCGACAGAAGCTTTTATTACAATCATGCGCAACATAAAGTTACAGTCGATAATAAAACTGTCGAAGAAACTGTCGATGATATTTTAGAGATCTTAGCTTAA
- a CDS encoding AraC family transcriptional regulator, producing the protein MTKEESIKEYYFRINKSIDYIKENLHEELSLEKLAVLSNFSKFHFHRIFKSVTGTTINEFIKNAKIERSLFFLMNNPSKTISEIAADCGFLSISSFSRSFREAKQLTPSEWRRQYKNSNIGITDSNIGKMQSEIENYLALKLNNLKKIEMSEIVKLDFEIKKLEEFNVIYIRNLNIHNHDSETFSEMFKQLFSWATPRNLVNFPETKALTVYRSNANLSGMLQADVCLSVPDNIIGEGIIGSTIISGGLYAVFHKEAPMSECFKTWNYIYEVWFEENGYQPDNRNFFLSHLNDPKLHPEKHHIIDIYIPIKLL; encoded by the coding sequence ATGACAAAGGAAGAATCTATTAAAGAGTATTACTTTAGAATCAATAAAAGCATAGATTATATTAAAGAAAACCTTCATGAAGAACTTTCTTTAGAGAAACTAGCCGTTCTTTCTAATTTCTCAAAATTTCATTTCCATAGAATTTTTAAGTCCGTAACAGGAACAACAATCAATGAGTTTATTAAAAATGCAAAGATTGAAAGATCCCTATTTTTCTTAATGAACAATCCTTCAAAAACAATTAGTGAAATTGCCGCTGATTGTGGCTTCTTGAGTATTTCATCATTTTCAAGAAGTTTTCGTGAAGCAAAACAACTTACGCCAAGCGAATGGAGAAGACAATATAAAAATAGCAATATTGGTATAACAGATAGCAATATTGGAAAAATGCAGTCCGAAATCGAAAACTACCTTGCACTCAAATTAAATAATTTAAAAAAAATTGAAATGAGTGAAATAGTAAAACTTGATTTTGAAATCAAAAAACTGGAGGAATTTAATGTTATTTATATTCGAAATCTAAACATCCACAATCATGATAGCGAAACATTTAGCGAAATGTTTAAGCAGCTTTTTAGCTGGGCTACTCCCAGAAATTTAGTTAATTTTCCCGAAACTAAAGCATTAACCGTTTATAGAAGCAATGCTAATTTATCCGGAATGCTTCAAGCAGATGTATGCTTATCTGTTCCTGACAATATAATTGGAGAAGGGATAATTGGCAGCACCATAATAAGTGGTGGATTATATGCTGTTTTCCACAAAGAAGCGCCAATGTCTGAATGTTTTAAAACATGGAACTACATTTACGAAGTATGGTTTGAAGAAAACGGTTATCAGCCTGATAATAGAAATTTCTTTTTAAGTCATTTAAACGACCCCAAATTACATCCCGAAAAACATCACATTATAGACATTTATATACCCATAAAATTACTGTGA